CGGGTGGGACGGGTGACGTCGCCTCGCGCTTTCTCGATGCCGCAGGCACGGGCAGCACGGCCACGATCTGCGACATCTCGAAGGAGATGATGGAGGAGGGCAAGCGGCGCTCGAAGGGCCGCGAACGGCTCACCTTCGTGCAGGGGAATGCCGAAAGCCTGCCCTTCGAGGACCGGCGTTTCGATGCCTATACGATTGCCTTCGGCATCCGCAACGTCACCCATATCGACACGGCGCTCGCGGAAGCCTATCGCGTCCTGAAGCCGGGCAGCCGGTTTCTGTGCCTCGAGTTTTCGAGTGTCGAGATGCCGCTACTGGACCGGGTTTACGACGCCTACTCTTTCAACGCGATTCCAGCGCTCGGCCGTCTTGTAGCCGGGGACGCGGAGTCCTATCGCTATCTCGTGGAAAGCATAAGACGCTTTCCCACTCAGGAACGCTTCGCCGAGATGATAAGAGATGCCGGGTTCGAGCGCGTGCGCTACCGGAACCTGACCGGCGGCATAGCCGCCATCCACTTGGGCTGGCGGCTTTAGAGCATCGTGCGAAAACGTGGATGCCGGTTTTTCGCGAGAAACGATGCGGTATCGAAAAAGGGTAGAGCTCAATGCCTGCTGGTTGCATCGGCACGCACTGAGCCTGAAGTGAGGCGATAGACGTGAACGCCATTGCGAATATGGCGCGGCTGACGAAGGCAGGCGCGACCCTCGCCTGGAGCGGCGCGCGGGTTCTGCCCGACGATGCGCGCGTGTCCGGTCCGCTGGCCGTATTCGGCCGGGTCACGGCGCCCTTGCGCAAGAAGGGCAGCACCGAGAACGAAGCGCGGCTGTCGTCGGCGCTGACCTCCCTCGGGCCGTCATACATCAAGCTCGGTCAGTTTCTCGCCACGCGGGACGACATTGTCGGCCGGGAGCTGGCGCGCGATCTCTCGACCCTGCAAGACCGCCTTCCGTCGTTCTCTCAAGACGAAGCGGTCAAGCTGGTCGAAGCGGAGCTTGATGCGCCTATCACCAAGCTCTTCGCCGAATTCGGACCGCCGGTGGCAGCGGCCTCCATCGCCCAGGTGCACAAGGCAAAGGTCAAAGGACCCGACGGCACTTTCAAGGACATGGCCGTGAAGGTGCTGCGCCCCGGCATCGAGCAGCGCTTCAAGAAGGATCTCGATTCCTATTTCTTCGCCGCGCGGATGATCGAGCGTTTTCATGCGCCCTCCCGGCGGCTGCGCCCCATCGCCGTCGTCGACACGCTGGCGAAGTCGGTCGCGATCGAGATGGATTTGCGTATGGAGGCGGCGGCCATTTCGGAGATGGCCGACAATATCGTCGGCGACGAGGGCTTTCTCGTTCCCACTGTGGACTGGAAGCGCAGCGCCCGCCGCGTCCTGACGCTCGAGTGGATCGAGGGCACGCCCATGGGCGACTTGGCGGCGCTGAAGGCGAAGGGGCACGACCTCCAGGCGCTGGGCGCGACGCTGATGCAGACCTTCCTGCGCCACGCGCTGCGCGACGGCTTCTTCCACGCGGACATGCACCAGGGCAATCTCTTCGTCGATGCGGAGGGCCGCATCGTTGCGGTCGATTTCGGCATCATGGGCCGTCTCGGCATGAAAGAGCGCCGCTTCCTCGCCGAGATTCTCTATGGCTTCATCACGCGCGATTACCGCCGTGTCGCCGAAGTGCATTTCGATGCGGGCTACGTGCCGCGCAAACATTCAGTGGCGCAATTCGCCCAGGCCCTGCGCGCGATCGGCGAGCCCATTATGGACCGTCCCGCCAACGAAATCTCGATGGCCCAGCTGCTCGGACAGTTGCTGCAGTACACGGAAGTGTTCGACATGCAGACGCGGCCCGAGCTGATCCTGCTGCAGAAGACCATGGTCGTGGTTGAAGGGGTGGGCCGGACGCTCGATCCGGAGCTGAACATGTGGGTCGTGTCCGAGCCGATCGTGAAGGAGTGGCTCGAGAGCCAGCTCGGCGCGGGCGCGCGGATCGAGCAGGCCGCCGAAGGCGCCGCGTCCGTCGGCCGCTTTGTCGGCGATCTGCCGAAGCTCCTGCGTCAGGCCGAGCGGACGGCGGATTCGTTCGCGGAAATGGCCGAGGACGGGCTGCGCCTGGACGACGTGAGCGTGGCGCGGCTGGCGCAGGCGCAGAGAGCCCAAGACCGCTGGACGCGGCTGGGCATCTGGGTGGGCGCGCTCGCGCTCCTCGCCATCGCGGTCGCGCAGATTTTCTGAGGCCCAACCAACGGGCTTGGCTGTGATAGACTATCGCTTGAGAACGCAAGGACTGAACCGATGCTGAGCGGCAAGCGCATCCTTCTGATCGTCGGCGGCGGCATCGCCGCCTACAAGTCCCTGGAACTCGTGCGCCGTCTGCGCGAGCGGGGGGCGTCCGTCCGCGTCGTCCTGACAGAAGGCGGCGCGCAATTCGTGACGCCGCTTTCCTTCGCCGTTCTGTCGGGCGAGGAAGCCTTCACCGATCTTTTCGACCTCAAGGACGAGGCGGACATCGGGCATATCCAGCTCAGCCGCGAGGCCGATCTCGTGGTGGTAGCGCCGGCGACCGCGGACCTCCTCGCCAAGATGGCGAACGGGCTGGCCAACGATCTTGCTTCCACCGTGCTGATGGCGACGGACAAGACGGTGCTCGTGGCGCCCGCCATGAACGTGCGCATGTGGGAGCATCCCGCGACGTTGCGCAACGTCGCAACCTTGCGTGCCGACGGCGTGCGATTCGTCGGCCCTGAGGAGGGCGACATGGCGTGCGGCGAATTCGGTCCCGGCCGCATGGCCGAGCCCGAGGATATTGCCGATGCGATCGAGCGCGTGTTGCCAAGTGCACAAGGTACATCGCTGGTGGGCCGCCATGTCTTGATCACCTCCGGGCCGACCTATGAGCCGATCGATCCCGTGCGCTACATCGCCAATCGCTCGTCGGGCAAGCAAGGCCATGCCTTGGCGCGGGCCGCGAAAGACATGGGCGCGCGCGTCACGTTGATCTCGGGGCCGACGCACCTGCCGGACATTCCGGGCGTGACGACGGCCAAGGTCGAGACCGCCGCGGACATGCTCGATGCGGCGCTTGGGGCGCTCCCCGCCGATGTCGCGATCTGCGCCGCTGCCGTCGCCGATTGGCGCGCGGCCACCCAAGCCATGGAGAAGCTGAAAAAGGAGGAGGGCCAGACCGCGCTCAGTCTCGCGCTGGCCCGCAACCCGGACATTCTGGCGACCCTCGCGGCCCCGGGTGCGCGGCGGCCGACGCTGGTCATCGGGTTCGCGGCGGAGACCGAAACCATCATCACCCATGCGCAGGAAAAACTGAGCCGGAAAGGAGCGGACTGGATCGTTGCCAACGATGTGTCCCCGGATACGGGCATCATGGGAGGCGACCGGACCGAGGTCCATCTCGTCTCGGCTTCGGGCGTGGAAGATTGGCCGGCCATGAGCAAGGACGAGATGGCGGTGAAGCTTCTCGGCCGCGCCGCCGAGGCGCTGCAGACGATGCAGCTCGCGGCGGAATAGGGGGCCGGATGAAGCCTCGCTTGCGCGTCCTGCGGCTTCCGCATGGAGAAGGCCTCAAGCTGCCGGCCTATCAGACCGACCACGCGGCTGGCTTCGATCTTGTCGCGGCGATCGGTGAGAACGAACCCGTTGTCTTGAGCGCCGGTGCGCGGGGGGCCGTGCCCACGGGTCTCGTGTTCGAATTGCCGGAAGGCTATGAGGCGCAGGTGCGGCCGCGTTCGGGGCTCGCGTTGAAGCACGGCGTGACGGTGCTCAACAGCCCCGGCACGATCGATGCGGACTACCGCGGCGAGGTGCAGGTCGTGCTTATCAATCATAGCGATGAGGCGTTCCGCATCGCCCGCGGCGATCGCATCGCGCAAGTCGTCATTGCGCCCGTAACGGCCGTCGAGATTGCCGAAGTTTCGGACGTGAGCGACACGGCGCGCGGCGCAGGCGGCTTCGGCTCGACCGGCTGAGCGCAACCGGGACGGCACGGTTGGGGCGCCACTGGCGCCATTCCAGGCAAGGAGATGCTTCGATCAACACCATGCTGACAGACGAGGAAATTGCCCGGTATCGCCGGCATCTGGTCTTGAAAGAGATCGGCGGCGAGGGGCAGCGGCGCTTGAAGCAGGCGAGCGTGCTGGTCGTAGGCGCGGGCGGTCTCGGATCGCCGCTGATCCTTTATCTGGCGGCGGCCGGTGTCGGCCAGATCGGCATCATCGACGACGACCGCGTCAGCCTCGACAATCTCCAGCGCCAGGTTCTGCACGGCACGGAGTCCGTCGGCATGCAGAAGACGCGCAGCGCCGCGACGACCGTCTGGAGCCTCAACCCCCATGTGGATGTGAAGCTCTTCACCACGCGCCTGGTGGCGGAGAACGCAATCAGCATTGTAGGCGGCTTCGACATTGTCGCGGACGGTTCCGACAATTTCACCACGCGCTATCTCGTCAACGATGCCTGCTATTTTGCGAAGCGGCCCCTGGTCGCCGCCGCTCTCGGGCCGTTCGACGGTCAATTGACCACGTTCCGCGCTTTCGAGACCGATGCGGACGGGAAACCCAAGCCAAACTATCGCTGCTTGTTCCCGGCCCCGCCGCCGGAGGGAACAGTGCCTGCCTGTTCGGAGGCCGGCATCTTGGGAGCCGTGGCGGGCGTCCTCGGCACTCTTCAGGCCGTGGAGGTCGTCAAGGAACTTCTCGGAATCGGCGAGGGGCTGGTGGGCCGACTCATGCTCTATGACGCGCTCCAAGCCCGTTTCTCGCAGATCGGCTATGCCTGGGATCCCGAGAACCCTTTGAACGGCAGGAATCCTAGCCTCAAGGACCTGTCGCACCATATCGGCTGAGTCCCGTTCGCGGCCGCTGTCCCCGTGGCGCCGACCGCGGGTCTCTGGGCCGCGCCCGTCGGGACAGGATTTCTCAACCTTTTGACGGCACGATTCGCCCGTGAAACTCTAAATTGATCGTGTGAATATCGATCGTGGGATCGCCTGGCGATCATGCCGGGCGGCCTCGAATGGGGCTGCGCGATGTCGGACGAGCCAAGGCAACGAACGATCACCGCCCAATGCGCCATTGCCGGCGGCGGGCCGGCGGGCGTGATGATGGGGTTCCTGCTGGCACGCGCCGGCGTGAAGGTCGTCGTCCTCGAGAAGCACGCCGACTTCTTTCGCGACTTCCGCGGCGACACGATTCACCCCTCCACTCTGGAAGTGATGGACGAGCTCGGCTTGCTCGACGCCTTTCTTGAATTGCCGCACCAGACCGTCGAGGAACTCAGCGTCGAGATTGGCGACCGCACATTGAAGATTGCCGATTTCTCGCATTTGCCGACAGCGGCGAAATTCATAGCGATGATGCCGCAATGGGACTTTCTCGATTTTCTCGCAGGCCAAGCGAAGCGGTATCCGAATTTCGATCTGCGCTTGGGCGCTGACGTCGACGAGCTGCTGACCGACAACGGCAAGGTCGTCGGCCTCAAAGCGGCGACCCATGAAGGCGATCTCGAGGTGCGAGCCGATCTCGTCGTGGGCGCGGACGGCCGTCACTCCACGGTACGGTCGCTCGCCCGTATGGAGGTCGAGGATATCGGCGCGCCTATGGACGTGCTTTGGATGCGTGTTTCGCGCAAGCCGGAGGACGGCGATGTGACTTTCGGCCGGATCGAGCCAGGCCGGTTCTTTATCATGATCAATCGCGGCGACTATTGGCAGTGCGCCTTCGTCATTCCCAAGGGCGGGTTCAACCAGTTGCGGCGCAATGGCCTCGAAGCCTTCCGTCAGATCATCATGGCGTTGAAGCCGTCGCTCGGCGCGCGCGTTCGCGAGCTCGAGACCTGGGACGATGTGAAGCTGTTGTCGGTTCGCGTCGATCGGCTGAAGACGTGGTACCGGCCGGGGCTTCTATGTATCGGCGATGCGGCCCATGCCATGTCTCCGATCGGGGGCGTGGGCGTCAATCTCGCCGTCCAGGACGCCGTCGCGGCCGCCAATTTACTGGCGTTGCCCCTGCTCGAGAGGAATGTCTCCGAGACCGATCTCGCGCGGGTGCAGAAGCGCCGCACATTGCCCATGAAGCTCACGCAACGGCTGCAGGTCTTCCTGCAGGACCGGGTGGTCACGAGCGTCCTGACGGCGACGGAGATAACGGAGATCCCGTTCCCAGTGAAGACACTGAACGACTTTCCCCTGCTGAGGCGCATCCCGGGACGCATTATCGGTCTCGGGTTTCGGCCCGAGCACGTCGCCCTGCCGGAAGTGGCGCGGCCGACCCGCGCCTGATCCAGCTTAGAACATGGCCGGATGGACGCGGTCCGGCGGCGCATGGCCGTCGAGGAAGGTCTTGATGTTGACGATGACCTTCTCGCCCATGTCGACGCGGCCTTCGAGCGTGGCAGAGCCCATATGCGGGAGCACGACGACTTTCTCGTTCCGCAGAAGCTTGGGGTTCACCGCAGGTTCGTGTTCGAACACGTCGAGCCCGGCGCCGGCCAGCTCGTTGTTGTCGATCATGCGGGCGAGGGCGTTCTCGTCGATCACCTCGCCGCGGGCCGTGTTGACGACATAGGCCGACGGCTTGAGCAGCGCGAGGCGGCGCGCCGACAGCAAGTGATAGGTCGCCGGCGTGTGCGGGCAGTTGATGGAGATGATGTCCATCCGCGCCAGCATCTGATCGAGGCTGTCCCAGTAGGTGGCCTCGAGCGACTTCTCGACATCGGACGCGACCCGGCGCCGGTTGTGATAGTGGATCTGAAGGCCGAACGCCTTGGCGCGCCGCGCGACGGCCTGGCCGATCCGGCCCATGCCCACGATGCCGAGGCGCTTTCCGTAGATGCGGTGACCCAGCATCCAG
This genomic window from Methyloceanibacter caenitepidi contains:
- the ubiE gene encoding bifunctional demethylmenaquinone methyltransferase/2-methoxy-6-polyprenyl-1,4-benzoquinol methylase UbiE — its product is MPDDVKNQGDSGTETSFGFARVSESARQGLVNEVFSKVASRYDLMNDLMSGGLHRLWKADLVTALAPPKSDVPFALIDVAGGTGDVASRFLDAAGTGSTATICDISKEMMEEGKRRSKGRERLTFVQGNAESLPFEDRRFDAYTIAFGIRNVTHIDTALAEAYRVLKPGSRFLCLEFSSVEMPLLDRVYDAYSFNAIPALGRLVAGDAESYRYLVESIRRFPTQERFAEMIRDAGFERVRYRNLTGGIAAIHLGWRL
- the ubiB gene encoding 2-polyprenylphenol 6-hydroxylase: MNAIANMARLTKAGATLAWSGARVLPDDARVSGPLAVFGRVTAPLRKKGSTENEARLSSALTSLGPSYIKLGQFLATRDDIVGRELARDLSTLQDRLPSFSQDEAVKLVEAELDAPITKLFAEFGPPVAAASIAQVHKAKVKGPDGTFKDMAVKVLRPGIEQRFKKDLDSYFFAARMIERFHAPSRRLRPIAVVDTLAKSVAIEMDLRMEAAAISEMADNIVGDEGFLVPTVDWKRSARRVLTLEWIEGTPMGDLAALKAKGHDLQALGATLMQTFLRHALRDGFFHADMHQGNLFVDAEGRIVAVDFGIMGRLGMKERRFLAEILYGFITRDYRRVAEVHFDAGYVPRKHSVAQFAQALRAIGEPIMDRPANEISMAQLLGQLLQYTEVFDMQTRPELILLQKTMVVVEGVGRTLDPELNMWVVSEPIVKEWLESQLGAGARIEQAAEGAASVGRFVGDLPKLLRQAERTADSFAEMAEDGLRLDDVSVARLAQAQRAQDRWTRLGIWVGALALLAIAVAQIF
- the coaBC gene encoding bifunctional phosphopantothenoylcysteine decarboxylase/phosphopantothenate--cysteine ligase CoaBC; translation: MLSGKRILLIVGGGIAAYKSLELVRRLRERGASVRVVLTEGGAQFVTPLSFAVLSGEEAFTDLFDLKDEADIGHIQLSREADLVVVAPATADLLAKMANGLANDLASTVLMATDKTVLVAPAMNVRMWEHPATLRNVATLRADGVRFVGPEEGDMACGEFGPGRMAEPEDIADAIERVLPSAQGTSLVGRHVLITSGPTYEPIDPVRYIANRSSGKQGHALARAAKDMGARVTLISGPTHLPDIPGVTTAKVETAADMLDAALGALPADVAICAAAVADWRAATQAMEKLKKEEGQTALSLALARNPDILATLAAPGARRPTLVIGFAAETETIITHAQEKLSRKGADWIVANDVSPDTGIMGGDRTEVHLVSASGVEDWPAMSKDEMAVKLLGRAAEALQTMQLAAE
- the dut gene encoding dUTP diphosphatase produces the protein MKPRLRVLRLPHGEGLKLPAYQTDHAAGFDLVAAIGENEPVVLSAGARGAVPTGLVFELPEGYEAQVRPRSGLALKHGVTVLNSPGTIDADYRGEVQVVLINHSDEAFRIARGDRIAQVVIAPVTAVEIAEVSDVSDTARGAGGFGSTG
- a CDS encoding HesA/MoeB/ThiF family protein; this encodes MLTDEEIARYRRHLVLKEIGGEGQRRLKQASVLVVGAGGLGSPLILYLAAAGVGQIGIIDDDRVSLDNLQRQVLHGTESVGMQKTRSAATTVWSLNPHVDVKLFTTRLVAENAISIVGGFDIVADGSDNFTTRYLVNDACYFAKRPLVAAALGPFDGQLTTFRAFETDADGKPKPNYRCLFPAPPPEGTVPACSEAGILGAVAGVLGTLQAVEVVKELLGIGEGLVGRLMLYDALQARFSQIGYAWDPENPLNGRNPSLKDLSHHIG
- a CDS encoding FAD-dependent oxidoreductase, whose protein sequence is MSDEPRQRTITAQCAIAGGGPAGVMMGFLLARAGVKVVVLEKHADFFRDFRGDTIHPSTLEVMDELGLLDAFLELPHQTVEELSVEIGDRTLKIADFSHLPTAAKFIAMMPQWDFLDFLAGQAKRYPNFDLRLGADVDELLTDNGKVVGLKAATHEGDLEVRADLVVGADGRHSTVRSLARMEVEDIGAPMDVLWMRVSRKPEDGDVTFGRIEPGRFFIMINRGDYWQCAFVIPKGGFNQLRRNGLEAFRQIIMALKPSLGARVRELETWDDVKLLSVRVDRLKTWYRPGLLCIGDAAHAMSPIGGVGVNLAVQDAVAAANLLALPLLERNVSETDLARVQKRRTLPMKLTQRLQVFLQDRVVTSVLTATEITEIPFPVKTLNDFPLLRRIPGRIIGLGFRPEHVALPEVARPTRA
- a CDS encoding 2-hydroxyacid dehydrogenase, with product MATERPLVIVTRKLPDVVETRLRELFDARLNLEDRPFTRDELIAAVKEAHVLVPTVTDRIDRAVLSQAGPDLKLIAQFGTGVDNVDLDTARNRAIIVTNTPGVLTEDTADMTMALILAVPRRLTEGAALLKSGSDDWQGWSPTWMLGHRIYGKRLGIVGMGRIGQAVARRAKAFGLQIHYHNRRRVASDVEKSLEATYWDSLDQMLARMDIISINCPHTPATYHLLSARRLALLKPSAYVVNTARGEVIDENALARMIDNNELAGAGLDVFEHEPAVNPKLLRNEKVVVLPHMGSATLEGRVDMGEKVIVNIKTFLDGHAPPDRVHPAMF